Genomic window (Argopecten irradians isolate NY chromosome 13, Ai_NY, whole genome shotgun sequence):
TGACGTCACACGCATGTTACGTACGCCAAGTACAAACAAAGAACATTTGGGAGGCGTTAGTGACGTCACACGCATGTTACGTACGCCAAGTACAAACAAAGAGCATTTGGGAGGCGTTAGTGACGTCACACGCATGTTACGTACGCCAAGTACAAACAAAGAACTTTTGGGAGGCGTTAGTGACGTCACACGCATGTTACGTACGCCAAGTACAAACAAAGAGCTTTTGGGAGGCGTTAGTGACGTTACACGCATGTTACGTACGCCAAGTACAAACAAAGAGCTTTTGGGAGGCGGTAGTGACGTTACACGCATGTTACGTACGCCAAGTACAAACAAAGAGCTTTTTGGAGGCGTTAATGACGTTACACGCATGTTACGTACGCCAAGTACAAACAAAGAGCTTTTGGGAGGCGTAAGTGACGTTACACGCATGTTACGTACGCCAAGTACAAACAAAGAGCTTTTGGGAGGCGTAAGTGACGTTACACGCATGTTACGTACGCCAAGTACAAACAAAGAGCTTTTGGGAGGCGTTAGTGACGTTACACGCATGTTACGTGCGCCAAGTACAAACAAAGAGGTTTTGGGAGGCGGTAGTACGTAAGTGACGTTACACGCATGTTACGTACGCCAAGTACAAGTACAACAAAGAGCTTTTGGGAGGCGGTAGTGACGTTACACGCATGTTACGTACGCCAAGTACAAACAAAGAGCTTTTGGGAGGCGGTAGTGACGTTACACGCATGTTACGTGCGCCAAGTACAAACAAAGAGGTTTTGGGAGGCGGTAGTGACGTTACACGCATGTTACGTACGCCAAGTACAAACAAAGAGCTTTTGGGAGGCGGTAGTGACGTCACACGCA
Coding sequences:
- the LOC138306371 gene encoding protein SON-like, yielding MLRTPSTNKEHLGGVSDVTRMLRTPSTNKEHLGGVSDVTRMLRTPSTNKELLGGVSDVTRMLRTPSTNKELLGGVSDVTRMLRTPSTNKELLGGGSDVTRMLRTPSTNKELFGGVNDVTRMLRTPSTNKELLGGVSDVTRMLRTPSTNKELLGGVSDVTRMLRTPSTNKELLGGVSDVTRMLRAPSTNKELLGGGSDVTRMLRTPSTNKELLGGGSDVTRMLRAPSTNKEVLGGGSDVTRMLRTPSTNKELLGGGSDVTRMLRTPSTNKEFFGGVSDVTRMLRTPGTNKELLEGGSDVTRMLRTPSTNKELLGGVSDVTRMLRTPNTNKELLEGGSDVTRMLRTPSTNKELLGGGSGVTRMLCTPSTNKELLESGSDVTRMLRTPSTNKELLGGGSGVTRMLRTPSTNKV